In Syntrophus gentianae, the following proteins share a genomic window:
- the rfbF gene encoding glucose-1-phosphate cytidylyltransferase, whose protein sequence is MKVVILAGGMGTRIGEESHLKPKPMIEIGERPILWHIMKHYARYGFNDFIIALGYKGEMIKRYFLDYYTSNHDLTVSLVDGSVQSLNRNRCEPWKVQLIDTGRLTLTGGRLKQLASLIHEDAFMMTYGDGVSDVNLEELLKFHRENKGLVTLTAVRPPARFGALEFEGNRICHFKEKSTLHEGWINGGFFVMDTDALNYIEGDVMWEHAPMEKLAGDGELYAYKHEGFWQCMDTVRDRQYLESLWKANSAPWKSW, encoded by the coding sequence ATGAAAGTCGTCATTTTAGCCGGGGGCATGGGCACGCGCATCGGCGAAGAATCCCACTTAAAGCCGAAGCCGATGATCGAAATCGGCGAACGTCCCATTTTATGGCATATCATGAAGCATTATGCCCGGTACGGCTTCAATGATTTCATCATCGCCCTGGGCTATAAAGGCGAGATGATCAAGCGATACTTCCTCGATTATTACACGTCGAATCATGATCTTACGGTGTCGCTCGTTGACGGATCGGTGCAGAGCCTCAACCGTAATCGGTGTGAACCATGGAAAGTCCAGCTTATCGATACAGGTCGGCTCACCCTGACGGGCGGACGCCTCAAGCAGCTGGCGTCCCTCATTCATGAGGATGCTTTCATGATGACCTATGGTGATGGCGTCAGTGACGTGAATCTGGAGGAATTGCTGAAATTTCATCGGGAAAACAAAGGCCTGGTCACCCTGACCGCCGTGCGGCCTCCCGCCCGTTTCGGCGCCCTTGAATTTGAAGGAAACAGGATCTGCCATTTCAAGGAAAAATCCACCCTTCATGAAGGTTGGATCAACGGGGGCTTCTTTGTGATGGACACGGATGCATTGAACTACATTGAGGGGGATGTCATGTGGGAGCACGCCCCGATGGAAAAACTGGCAGGAGATGGAGAACTCTACGCTTACAAGCACGAAGGCTTCTGGCAATGCATGGATACGGTTCGGGATCGCCAGTATCTGGAATCGCTGTGGAAAGCGAATAGCGCCCCCTGGAAGAGTTGGTAA
- a CDS encoding N-acetylneuraminate synthase family protein produces the protein MTEIRIGDTLVGDGHPCFIIAEIGINHNGDIDIAKKLIDLAQFSGCNAVKFQKRTVEVVYTAAELAACRESPFGKTNGDLKYGLEFELEEYQELDRYCREKGIIWFASCWDEDSVDFIDQFDVPCYKIASATLTDDDLIRYTRSKGKPIILSTGMSTLAQIDHAIEVLGKEDLVILHATSTYPAEYPELNLSAISTMRQRWDVPVGYSGHETGIPTSVAAVALGACVMERHITLDRAMWGSDQAASLGPGGIIKMVQGIRLIEMSMGDGVKRVFERELPVIKKLRRKGQVYAYACA, from the coding sequence ATGACAGAGATAAGAATTGGAGACACCCTGGTTGGCGATGGTCATCCGTGCTTCATCATTGCTGAAATCGGCATCAATCATAACGGAGATATCGATATTGCCAAAAAACTGATTGATCTCGCTCAATTCTCGGGATGCAACGCCGTCAAATTTCAAAAACGCACCGTAGAGGTGGTTTATACGGCGGCAGAACTGGCTGCCTGTCGTGAAAGTCCCTTCGGAAAGACCAACGGTGATCTGAAATACGGTCTGGAGTTCGAACTCGAAGAATATCAGGAGCTGGACCGCTACTGCAGAGAAAAGGGCATTATATGGTTTGCCTCCTGCTGGGATGAAGATTCTGTTGATTTCATCGACCAGTTTGATGTGCCCTGTTACAAAATCGCCTCGGCAACTCTGACGGATGACGATCTGATCCGTTACACGCGATCAAAAGGAAAGCCGATCATCCTGTCAACGGGGATGAGCACGTTAGCACAGATTGATCACGCCATCGAAGTGCTCGGCAAGGAGGATCTGGTGATTTTACACGCAACAAGCACCTATCCTGCCGAATATCCTGAGCTCAATCTGTCGGCCATCTCAACAATGCGGCAGCGGTGGGATGTGCCCGTGGGATATTCCGGCCACGAAACCGGCATCCCCACATCCGTGGCTGCAGTGGCCCTGGGCGCCTGTGTGATGGAACGGCACATCACCCTTGATCGGGCGATGTGGGGATCGGATCAGGCCGCGTCTCTGGGCCCCGGCGGGATCATCAAAATGGTGCAGGGCATTCGCCTCATCGAAATGTCCATGGGGGATGGCGTCAAAAGGGTTTTTGAACGTGAGTTGCCGGTGATCAAGAAACTGCGGCGTAAGGGGCAAGTCTATGCATATGCCTGTGCATAA
- a CDS encoding FlgD immunoglobulin-like domain containing protein produces the protein MRITRSMMVNNMLHWTEQQMDKLNDISNIVASGKQINKPSDDPTTTGQILSDRATLSLYGQYESNISQSKTWIKTSSATLETASSFLEEAQGIMSTLTTADQKTKEGYLDVLEDLYDQVVDLANSKYGAGFMYSGSLSNTQPFSADFSTTVTAGSGEDLVFDLADAASNVTIEIIDSTNTVVQTITPSQAWVKGKNTVSWTPDTGLDGDYSFRVSATDGVGDAVAAYASYSGDDQEKAVMVGEGSTFSLNSNGGSIFSNALSTLSQAITAANEAIKDPDYEVDLGDAFDLAFSTLEAEEVSLSNTNLQLEYKSDRLEQLMTNANDRISDTEVGSTEEAAIKLQTQQTSYDVTLEAVASVLKMTKLSDLL, from the coding sequence ATGAGAATCACCCGCAGCATGATGGTGAACAATATGTTGCACTGGACGGAGCAACAGATGGATAAGCTCAACGACATATCGAACATCGTCGCCTCCGGCAAGCAGATCAACAAACCCTCCGATGACCCGACCACCACGGGACAGATCCTGTCGGATCGTGCGACATTATCCCTATACGGGCAGTATGAATCAAATATCAGCCAGTCAAAGACATGGATCAAAACGAGCAGCGCAACCCTTGAGACGGCCAGTAGTTTTCTGGAGGAAGCGCAGGGAATCATGTCCACCCTGACAACAGCGGATCAGAAAACAAAGGAGGGTTACCTGGATGTGCTGGAAGATCTTTATGACCAGGTCGTGGATCTTGCCAATTCAAAATACGGGGCCGGTTTCATGTACAGCGGCAGCCTTTCCAATACCCAACCCTTTTCAGCCGATTTCAGCACAACGGTCACGGCGGGCAGCGGGGAGGATCTCGTCTTCGACCTGGCAGATGCCGCATCCAATGTGACGATAGAGATTATCGATTCCACGAATACAGTCGTCCAGACAATTACTCCTTCCCAGGCCTGGGTAAAGGGGAAGAACACGGTTTCGTGGACTCCGGATACTGGTCTTGATGGAGATTACAGCTTTCGGGTGTCAGCGACCGATGGCGTGGGCGATGCCGTAGCCGCTTATGCCTCTTACTCAGGCGACGATCAGGAAAAGGCGGTGATGGTTGGAGAGGGTAGCACATTTTCTCTTAACAGCAACGGCGGAAGTATTTTCAGCAATGCCTTGTCCACCCTGAGTCAGGCGATTACAGCCGCCAATGAAGCCATCAAGGATCCGGATTATGAAGTGGATCTTGGGGACGCTTTCGATCTGGCATTTTCAACTCTGGAAGCCGAAGAGGTTTCCCTGTCAAACACCAATTTGCAACTGGAATATAAAAGCGACCGGTTGGAACAACTCATGACGAACGCCAATGACAGAATCTCGGATACGGAAGTAGGCAGCACGGAAGAAGCCGCCATAAAGCTTCAAACGCAGCAGACTTCCTACGACGTGACCCTGGAGGCTGTGGCCAGCGTCCTGAAAATGACCAAATTGTCGGACCTGCTCTGA
- a CDS encoding flagellar hook protein FlgE, with product MSSFYTTLTGLNAFHSQIEQISNNMANVETTAYKSNSISFEEVLTNTMSLNSASSVVAGKGVSIMGSTTCWEQGDLTETGNTNDLAISGEGFFITTNEYGTYYTRDGSFKYDEDGLLINDYGMAVQGYAINEDGTLGSLGNIELSTDPILPTATSEMTAKLNLDSGTETGDDFSTTVSAYDSLGNEIPLEITFTKNATANEWTWAASIPAGTGTTASTGTLTFDTNGNLAASTKTINLTLTNGAVSPQAITWDIAATDLTQYSSDSALSASSQDGNATGTLAKITVGDDGVITGTYSNGEIRDLYQVALAQFSNNDGLDKVDDSLYVATGSSGAAVVGAAGTEDYGSITAGALEVSNVDMAGEMADLVIAQRAYEACAKLMTAESEIMQTTVNMT from the coding sequence ATGAGTTCATTTTACACGACCCTTACAGGATTAAATGCCTTTCATTCCCAGATAGAGCAGATCAGCAATAACATGGCGAATGTGGAAACAACAGCCTATAAATCCAACAGCATTTCATTTGAGGAAGTCCTTACGAATACCATGTCGCTGAATTCTGCGTCATCCGTCGTGGCAGGAAAGGGTGTCTCGATCATGGGGAGTACAACCTGCTGGGAACAGGGGGATCTTACCGAAACCGGCAATACCAATGATCTTGCGATTTCCGGCGAGGGATTTTTCATCACGACTAATGAGTACGGAACATACTACACCAGAGACGGCAGCTTTAAATATGACGAGGATGGTCTCCTGATCAATGATTACGGAATGGCCGTCCAGGGATATGCCATCAATGAGGATGGCACCCTTGGAAGCCTGGGCAATATCGAACTCTCCACCGATCCTATCCTGCCGACAGCGACTTCAGAAATGACAGCGAAGCTCAACCTCGATTCCGGAACCGAAACCGGTGATGATTTTTCAACGACGGTTTCAGCCTATGATTCCCTGGGAAATGAGATTCCCCTGGAGATAACCTTTACTAAAAATGCCACGGCCAACGAATGGACATGGGCGGCCAGCATCCCGGCAGGAACCGGAACGACGGCCTCAACCGGAACACTGACATTCGATACAAATGGAAATTTAGCGGCCAGCACGAAAACCATCAATTTAACCCTGACCAACGGGGCGGTTTCTCCACAGGCGATCACCTGGGACATTGCGGCAACCGATCTGACACAATATTCCTCCGACTCCGCACTTTCGGCCTCGTCGCAGGATGGAAACGCCACGGGAACGCTCGCGAAAATTACCGTAGGCGATGACGGCGTCATCACTGGGACCTACTCCAACGGCGAAATCCGGGACTTGTACCAGGTTGCCCTGGCCCAATTTTCCAACAATGACGGCCTGGACAAAGTGGATGACAGCCTTTACGTGGCGACTGGTTCTTCAGGAGCGGCTGTCGTTGGTGCAGCAGGAACAGAAGATTACGGAAGTATTACGGCTGGAGCTCTTGAAGTTTCCAATGTTGACATGGCGGGAGAGATGGCGGATCTGGTTATCGCCCAAAGGGCCTATGAGGCCTGCGCAAAACTGATGACTGCAGAAAGTGAAATCATGCAAACCACCGTGAATATGACCTAA
- a CDS encoding tetratricopeptide repeat protein, with protein MEIQTAAEQTTADILFSSTTPTSSMIEYVSGQALSRGIDAYSDGDYEKAIKEFKLAISFDPYSDNALDAFDYLGSALDGNGDTEEAMRTYRQAIALFPTEDGFNTSLGNLLFADGQYDEALEQYKAAVSKNTSDSEIYYSLGQAYLTLEQYDKAEEQFKKVIQMSPNESASYYALGQTYREAGKYTDAEIQLNKALAIEQDFASAHYELGMLYAETEQIDKAQTELDFLAEEEGTDSESYSNLQYTIDENSAPRFIAAYVANLNLASGPGTKVSTLDTSLAEAGASKNYTMTFAFDKEMDTASVQNILNWNISRSTSSSTGGYYNWGAKVSSTEINLSSMPINVIYDSETLSAKITFKISQNASGNGTIDLSHLVFKFQGSDIYGNSMDTSADQYNRLSLVV; from the coding sequence ATGGAAATACAAACCGCTGCCGAACAGACCACTGCCGATATTCTTTTTTCATCCACAACGCCGACGTCGTCGATGATCGAATATGTCTCCGGACAGGCCCTGTCCCGCGGCATCGACGCCTATTCAGACGGCGATTACGAGAAAGCCATCAAGGAATTCAAGCTCGCCATTTCCTTTGATCCCTATTCAGACAATGCCCTCGATGCCTTTGATTACCTGGGAAGCGCCCTTGATGGCAACGGGGATACCGAAGAGGCGATGAGGACCTATCGCCAGGCGATCGCCTTATTCCCTACCGAAGACGGTTTTAATACGAGCCTGGGGAATCTGCTCTTTGCCGATGGCCAATACGACGAGGCCTTGGAGCAGTACAAAGCCGCCGTCAGTAAAAACACATCAGACAGTGAAATATATTACTCCCTCGGTCAAGCATATCTGACCCTGGAACAGTATGATAAGGCGGAAGAGCAATTTAAGAAGGTTATTCAGATGTCTCCGAATGAGTCCGCCAGCTATTATGCCCTGGGACAGACCTACCGCGAGGCGGGCAAGTACACGGACGCGGAGATACAGCTGAACAAGGCTTTGGCTATCGAACAGGATTTCGCCAGTGCCCATTATGAACTGGGGATGCTCTATGCGGAGACGGAACAGATCGACAAGGCGCAGACGGAACTTGACTTCCTTGCCGAGGAAGAAGGGACAGATTCGGAGTCCTATTCGAACCTGCAGTACACAATCGACGAGAATTCAGCACCAAGATTTATCGCGGCCTATGTCGCCAATCTCAACCTCGCCTCCGGACCGGGCACCAAGGTGTCCACTCTCGATACCTCTCTCGCCGAAGCCGGCGCCAGTAAAAATTATACCATGACCTTTGCTTTTGATAAGGAGATGGACACGGCCTCCGTCCAGAACATTCTTAACTGGAACATCAGCCGATCCACAAGTTCCTCGACCGGCGGTTATTACAACTGGGGGGCGAAGGTGAGTTCAACGGAAATCAACCTGTCGTCAATGCCGATCAACGTCATTTATGATTCTGAGACGCTGTCCGCCAAGATTACCTTCAAGATCAGCCAGAACGCTTCCGGCAACGGCACAATCGACCTTTCGCATCTGGTGTTCAAGTTTCAAGGCTCCGACATCTATGGAAATTCCATGGATACTTCGGCGGATCAATATAATCGTTTGTCTCTGGTCGTATAA
- a CDS encoding flagellar hook capping FlgD N-terminal domain-containing protein — MITSAVSSSDSSTTTVTNSNAYDMGTEDFLNLLLTELENQDPMDPVSTSEMATQFATLTQVSQLNKTNDYLETLSHTQAVDYLGKTISYTGETNSDGTSTEKTSLVTGVVYKDSVPYLMTKDGDQVALSSITGVSS; from the coding sequence ATGATTACGAGTGCCGTCAGCTCATCGGATTCATCAACGACAACCGTCACCAATTCCAATGCTTACGACATGGGAACGGAGGATTTTCTGAATCTTCTTCTCACCGAACTTGAGAACCAGGATCCGATGGATCCGGTCAGCACCAGCGAGATGGCTACCCAGTTCGCCACTCTTACTCAAGTGTCGCAATTGAACAAGACCAACGATTATCTGGAAACTTTAAGCCATACACAGGCCGTTGATTATCTGGGAAAAACGATATCCTATACCGGTGAAACAAACTCCGATGGGACCTCTACGGAAAAAACATCTCTCGTTACCGGAGTCGTTTACAAAGACAGTGTCCCCTATCTGATGACGAAAGACGGGGATCAAGTTGCTCTAAGTTCCATAACAGGGGTTTCATCATAG
- the rfbH gene encoding lipopolysaccharide biosynthesis protein RfbH yields the protein MRTAEDIRSEILALTREYHSAKFSKKVFNPGREMVHYAGRIFDEQEIVNLVDAGLDFYLTASRYAEHFEAEFADYLGLSHALLVNSGSSANLVALTTLTSPKLKDLRLKPGDEVITTACGFPTTVNPIVQNQLVPVFVDVNLRDYTAIPERLAGAIGPQTRAIMMAHTMGVPFCLDAVLDLVKKHRLWLIEDNCDALGSTYRGQLTGTYGHLSTFSFYPAHHITMGEGGCVATHDDDLARIAQSYRDWGRDCYCAGGKSNSCGERFSRQFGKLPFGYDHKYVYSHIGYNLKVTDMQAAIGCAQLKKLEQFVARRRENFLDLTRRLQAYEDRLLLPRATEHSEPSWFGYVISVKEKAGFSRNDLTAFLEANRIETRNLFSGNLLCHPAYQNIPHRVAGDLTNTDFVMNNTFFIGVYPGIDDRHLNFIQAVFDRFMAGERIS from the coding sequence ATGAGAACTGCTGAAGATATTCGTTCTGAAATTCTCGCCCTTACCAGGGAGTACCATTCGGCGAAGTTTTCCAAAAAAGTCTTCAATCCTGGAAGGGAGATGGTCCATTATGCCGGAAGGATTTTCGATGAACAGGAAATCGTGAATCTGGTCGATGCCGGCCTGGACTTCTATCTGACGGCCAGCCGTTATGCCGAGCACTTCGAGGCCGAGTTTGCCGATTATCTCGGACTGTCCCATGCCCTGCTTGTGAATTCCGGATCATCGGCCAATCTTGTGGCCTTGACCACCCTGACTTCGCCCAAGCTCAAAGATCTCCGCCTTAAGCCGGGCGATGAAGTCATAACCACGGCCTGTGGCTTTCCCACGACCGTCAATCCCATTGTGCAGAATCAACTGGTTCCCGTTTTCGTCGATGTGAACCTCCGTGACTATACCGCCATTCCCGAAAGACTTGCCGGAGCGATCGGTCCTCAGACCAGGGCCATCATGATGGCGCACACCATGGGGGTTCCCTTTTGTCTCGACGCCGTTTTGGATCTCGTGAAGAAGCACAGGCTCTGGCTTATCGAAGACAATTGCGACGCCCTGGGTTCAACCTACCGAGGACAGTTGACAGGCACATACGGGCATCTCTCCACCTTCTCCTTCTATCCGGCGCATCACATCACGATGGGGGAGGGAGGGTGCGTTGCGACCCATGACGATGACCTGGCCCGCATCGCGCAATCCTACCGTGACTGGGGGCGGGACTGTTACTGTGCCGGAGGGAAAAGCAACTCCTGCGGGGAACGCTTCAGCCGGCAATTCGGGAAACTGCCTTTCGGTTATGACCATAAATATGTGTACAGCCACATCGGTTATAACCTGAAAGTGACCGACATGCAGGCCGCCATCGGTTGTGCCCAGCTTAAGAAGCTCGAACAATTCGTCGCCAGACGCAGAGAGAATTTTCTGGACCTGACCAGGAGGCTGCAGGCCTATGAAGACCGCCTTCTCCTTCCCAGGGCCACGGAACATTCCGAGCCCTCGTGGTTCGGTTATGTCATCAGCGTAAAAGAGAAAGCCGGTTTTTCCCGCAACGACCTGACCGCCTTTCTGGAAGCCAACCGCATTGAGACCCGAAACCTCTTCAGCGGCAATCTCCTGTGTCACCCCGCCTATCAGAATATTCCCCATCGCGTTGCGGGGGACCTGACGAACACGGATTTCGTCATGAACAACACCTTTTTTATCGGTGTCTATCCGGGAATCGACGACCGGCATTTGAATTTTATCCAGGCCGTGTTCGATCGCTTTATGGCCGGGGAGCGTATCTCGTAA
- the rfbG gene encoding CDP-glucose 4,6-dehydratase: MFDNIYQNKTVLITGHTGFKGSWLALWLKELGANVIGYSLAPPSQPNNFEVTNLREKMTDVRGDIRDLDCLLETFTRYQPELVFHLAAQPIVRCSYNEPKMTFDTNVGGTVNIFEAVRRTSSVKVLVNVTSDKCYENRERVWGYRENDPLGGHDPYSASKACAELVFNAYLKSYFSQSVVHGRTIGAASVRAGNVIGGGDWGVDRLVPDCIRSLSRNRPVFLRNPRSVRPWQHVLEALGGYLLLGACLSQNPEKYSGAWNFGPDDGSHLTVLALTDLLIKFWGEGVWVDISDSTSPHEAKLLKLNCDKAHAGLNWHNVLTIDECLQMTAQWYQKYYRESQSRDLSALCIEQIRDYMDLAEGRLLDLGVKIATSKAVLCS, encoded by the coding sequence TTGTTCGATAATATCTACCAAAACAAAACCGTACTGATCACCGGTCATACAGGCTTCAAGGGATCATGGCTGGCGCTCTGGCTCAAAGAACTGGGCGCCAACGTCATCGGCTATTCGCTTGCTCCCCCCAGCCAACCCAACAATTTTGAGGTGACGAATCTCCGGGAGAAAATGACGGATGTTCGGGGCGATATCCGCGATCTCGATTGCTTGTTGGAAACTTTCACGAGATATCAGCCGGAATTGGTCTTTCACCTCGCTGCCCAGCCGATTGTCCGCTGCTCCTACAACGAACCGAAAATGACCTTTGACACGAATGTCGGTGGGACGGTCAACATTTTTGAGGCCGTTCGCAGAACCTCCAGCGTCAAAGTTTTGGTCAATGTGACCAGCGACAAATGCTATGAAAACAGGGAGCGGGTCTGGGGGTACCGGGAAAACGATCCTTTGGGCGGCCATGACCCCTACAGCGCCTCTAAAGCTTGTGCGGAACTTGTTTTTAATGCCTATTTGAAATCGTATTTTTCTCAAAGCGTTGTCCATGGCAGGACGATCGGCGCCGCCTCCGTGCGTGCAGGCAACGTGATCGGAGGTGGGGATTGGGGGGTGGACCGTCTGGTTCCCGACTGTATTCGTTCCCTGAGCCGTAATCGACCCGTCTTTCTCCGCAACCCTCGTTCCGTCAGACCGTGGCAGCACGTCCTGGAAGCCCTAGGTGGCTATCTCCTTCTTGGCGCCTGTCTTTCGCAGAATCCTGAAAAATATTCCGGAGCCTGGAATTTTGGTCCCGACGACGGCAGTCATCTGACCGTTCTCGCTTTGACGGATCTTCTGATCAAATTCTGGGGAGAGGGGGTCTGGGTGGATATCTCCGATTCCACGTCGCCCCATGAGGCGAAGCTTCTCAAACTGAATTGCGACAAGGCCCATGCCGGACTCAACTGGCACAACGTTCTTACCATCGACGAATGCCTGCAGATGACGGCCCAATGGTATCAGAAATATTACCGGGAAAGTCAGAGCCGCGATCTTTCCGCCCTTTGCATCGAACAGATCCGTGACTACATGGATCTGGCCGAAGGGAGGCTTCTGGACCTGGGCGTTAAAATTGCCACCTCGAAGGCGGTATTGTGCTCATGA
- a CDS encoding KdsC family phosphatase, with amino-acid sequence MHMPVHNIKAIALDVDGVLTDGTFVWGVDGGEYKKFSFLDIMGISLAVKSGLILALISGEDNPLIDRYAGKMGIVDVFKGCKDKASALNSFAQKYRLPLQQVCFMGDDINDLAAMELAGMAAAPSTAHQAVLAKANLVTKCGGGQGAVRELIDLILTSREGETS; translated from the coding sequence ATGCATATGCCTGTGCATAACATAAAGGCCATCGCCCTGGATGTAGACGGCGTGCTGACCGACGGCACATTTGTCTGGGGTGTCGATGGCGGAGAATACAAGAAATTTTCCTTTCTGGATATCATGGGGATTTCCCTGGCGGTAAAGTCCGGATTGATCCTGGCGCTGATTTCAGGCGAAGACAATCCCCTTATTGACCGCTATGCAGGAAAAATGGGGATCGTCGATGTTTTCAAGGGATGTAAGGACAAGGCTTCGGCTTTAAATAGTTTTGCGCAGAAGTACCGCCTTCCCCTTCAGCAGGTTTGTTTTATGGGGGATGACATCAATGATCTAGCAGCCATGGAATTGGCAGGGATGGCCGCAGCGCCGTCGACGGCTCATCAGGCAGTCCTGGCGAAGGCGAACCTGGTGACGAAGTGCGGCGGGGGACAGGGAGCCGTTCGAGAGTTGATCGACTTGATCCTGACCAGCAGGGAAGGTGAAACGTCATGA
- the flgK gene encoding flagellar hook-associated protein FlgK — MNSISGSIYSVLSALNTYSTAIDVTSTNIANAESAGYSRQTAVITEKLAADGSGYGVDVSTIKRAYDSFMTAQLRQANQDLGKSNVEVEMFTAIEQVFTDSGDTGLSSAMSDFWNAWQSVVNDPSSSTARSVLASASDTLADTFNNASSELSGISEKIDDGINETVGEINDLVQQISDTNQKIVAMEADGLNANTARDNLDSLVQELSSLVDINISTNDAGQINIQLANGKPLVAGTTTWTLATEKNTTTGLLDVTWVDSEGNSNVINESISSGALGGYLEVREGLASYQDQLDELAVNIIDQVNTLHQNGYDLYGDAGDAFFSGSGAGDMTFNTAIMDDPGKIAAASTGGGTGDGSNAEAIAELQTSFLVNGTSTFSDYYNALVSDVGAKVQSAETNNESVSNAQMFYTNQCLSVSGVSVDEEMAKLVLYQNAYDAAAKLMTVFDEMMQTLIATMD; from the coding sequence ATGAACTCGATATCGGGATCGATCTATTCTGTCTTGAGCGCCTTGAATACCTATTCCACTGCAATCGACGTGACGAGTACGAACATCGCCAATGCCGAATCTGCCGGCTACTCGAGACAGACTGCCGTCATCACGGAGAAACTCGCCGCAGATGGAAGCGGATATGGCGTGGATGTCTCAACAATCAAGCGGGCATACGATTCCTTCATGACCGCACAGCTTCGCCAAGCCAATCAGGATCTTGGAAAATCAAACGTGGAAGTGGAGATGTTCACAGCTATAGAGCAGGTATTCACGGATTCAGGGGATACCGGTCTTTCCTCGGCCATGAGTGATTTCTGGAACGCCTGGCAAAGTGTGGTCAATGATCCTTCCAGTTCAACGGCACGTTCCGTTCTTGCGTCTGCTTCCGATACCCTTGCGGACACCTTCAATAACGCAAGCTCAGAGCTATCTGGAATATCTGAGAAAATTGATGACGGCATCAATGAAACAGTGGGGGAAATCAATGATCTTGTGCAGCAGATCTCGGACACCAATCAGAAAATCGTTGCAATGGAGGCTGACGGACTGAACGCCAACACCGCAAGAGACAATCTGGACTCCCTGGTGCAGGAGCTGTCTTCTCTTGTAGACATCAACATTTCCACGAACGATGCCGGACAGATCAATATTCAGCTCGCAAACGGCAAACCCCTTGTGGCAGGGACCACAACCTGGACTTTGGCCACCGAAAAAAATACAACAACGGGCCTGCTGGATGTTACCTGGGTGGACAGTGAAGGGAATTCGAACGTAATCAACGAATCCATATCGAGTGGAGCGTTGGGAGGGTATCTGGAGGTCCGGGAAGGACTTGCCTCGTATCAGGATCAGCTGGACGAATTGGCGGTAAATATCATAGATCAGGTCAATACGCTCCATCAGAACGGGTATGACCTCTACGGCGATGCCGGCGATGCCTTTTTCTCCGGTTCCGGTGCGGGAGACATGACGTTCAATACGGCCATCATGGATGATCCGGGAAAGATCGCTGCGGCATCGACAGGCGGCGGCACCGGTGACGGTTCGAATGCCGAAGCGATTGCAGAACTCCAGACCAGCTTTCTGGTAAACGGAACTTCAACCTTCAGCGATTACTACAATGCCCTGGTGAGTGACGTCGGAGCTAAAGTCCAATCCGCGGAGACCAATAACGAAAGTGTCTCAAATGCCCAGATGTTCTATACAAATCAGTGCCTGTCCGTCTCCGGGGTATCCGTGGATGAAGAAATGGCCAAACTGGTTCTGTATCAGAATGCTTATGACGCTGCGGCTAAGCTTATGACCGTCTTTGATGAAATGATGCAAACGCTTATTGCCACGATGGATTGA